One Canis lupus dingo isolate Sandy chromosome 3, ASM325472v2, whole genome shotgun sequence DNA window includes the following coding sequences:
- the LOC112653666 gene encoding LOW QUALITY PROTEIN: vasodilator-stimulated phosphoprotein-like (The sequence of the model RefSeq protein was modified relative to this genomic sequence to represent the inferred CDS: inserted 1 base in 1 codon), whose product MSETVICSSWATVMLYDDSNKRWLPAGTGPQSFSRVQIYHNPTANSFRVVGWKMQPDQQVVINCAIVRGIKYNQATPTFHQWRDARQVWGLNFGSKEDATQFAAAMASALEALEGGGPPPPPPPAAPPTWSVQNGPTSEEVEQQKRQQPGPPEHLERRVSNAGGPPAPPAGGPPPPPGPPPPPGPPPPPGVSLSGGSAAGHGAGGGPPPAPPLPTAQGTSGGGTGAPGLAAAIAGAKLRKVSKQEEASGGPXVPKAESTRSTGGGLMEEMNAMLARRRKATQVGEKPPKDESANQEEPEARVPVPAQSETVQRPWEKNSTTLPRMKSSSSVTTSEAHPSTPSSSDESDLERVKQELLEEVRKELQKVKEEIIEAFVQELRKRGSP is encoded by the exons ATGAGTGAGACGGTTATCTGCTCCAGCTGGGCCACTGTGATGCTTTATGATGACAGCAATAAGCGATGGCTGCCGGCAGGCACGGGCCCCCAGAGTTTCAGCCGCGTCCAGATCTACCACAACCCCACGGCCAATTCTTTCCGGGTTGTGGGCTGGAAGATGCAGCCAGACCAGCAGGTGGTCATCAACTGTGCCATCGTCCGGGGTATCAAGTATAACCAGGCCACCCCCACCTTCCACCAGTGGCGCGATGCCCGCCAGGTCTGGGGCCTCAACTTTGGGAGCAAGGAGGATGCCACCCAGTTCGCGGCGGCCATGGCCAGCGCCCTTGAGGCTCTGGAAGGAGGGGGGCCTCCGCCACCCCCGCCACCTGCAGCACCTCCCACCTGGTCTGTCCAGAATGGTCCCACCTCAGAGGAGGTGGAGCAGCAGAAAAGGCAGCAGCCGGGCCCACCAGAGCACCTGGAGCGCCGAGTCTCCAATGCAGGAgggcctcctgctcccccagctGGGGGACCGCCTCCCCCTCCaggacctcctcctcctccgggtccccccccaccccctggtgtGTCCCTCTCAGGGGGCTCTGCGGCAGGGCACGGAGCAGGGGGAGGCCCACCCCCTGcgccccctctccccacagcaCAAGGCACCAGTGGTGGGGGAACAGGGGCCCCCGGTCTTGCAGCAGCCATTGCCGGAGCCAAACTCAGGAAAGTCAGCAAGCAAGAGGAGGCCTCAGGGGGCC CAGTCCCTAAAGCAGAGAGCACTCGAAGCACGGGCGGGGGGCTGATGGAAGAGATGAATGCCATGCTGGCCCGGAGAAGGAAAGCCACACAAGTTGGGGAGAAACCCCCCAAGGATGAATCTGCCAATCAGGAGGAGCCAGAGGCCAGAGTCCCAGTCCCAGCCCAGAGTGAAACTGTGCAGAGACCCTGGGAGAAGAACAGCACAACCTTGCCAAGGATGAAGTCCTCTTCATCCGTGACCACTTCCGAGGCCCACCCCTCCACGCCCAGCTCCAGTGACGAGTCAGACCTGGAGAGAGTGAAACAGGAGCTTCtggaagaggtgaggaaggaaCTGCAGAAAGTAAAAGAAGAGATCATTGAAGCGTTTGTCCAGGAGCTGAGGAAGCGGGGTTCCCCCTGA